AATACTCCACGCGCGCGGTGGCGACGTCGACCTTGAAGCCGTCCGGGAAGACCAGCACCGCGGTGCCGAACTTGTGGTGCGGCCGGACGCGGGCGCCCTGCTCCTCCGCGAACGTCTCGGCGAACCGGATGCCGTCCCCCTCGACTACGATGTCCACGTCGAGGTTCTCCACCCGCATCACGAGGTCGCGAACGAACCCCCCGACGGCGAACGCCTTCATCTCCAACCGTTCCGCGCACTCCCCCGCCGCCCGCAACAGGGACAACACGGGCGCAGGGAGCCGATCCCGCATCAGGTTCGTCACGTTCTTGCGGGGCGCCATCGCCCCCTCCGCGTCGACATCCTCCCCGGCGCCGGGAAGCTCCACGTCCCGCACGTCGTAGAGGAAGCGCAGCAGTCCCGTCCGGGTGATGACTCCGACGAGCTCCTTCTCCCGCACCACCGGGACCAGCCGCTGGTTTTTCCCGATGATGATCTCCTGGACCCGCTCGATCTCCGTTTCGGGCGCCGCCGTCTCGTAGTCGGCGTTCATGTACTCCCCCGCCCGCTCCTCACCCAGGCCGTGGTAGACGGCCTTCTCCACCACCTGCCGGGTGAGGATCCCCACCACCGCGCCGCCCCGCATCACCGGCACGGCGTTGATGTTGGAGCGGGTGAGCGCCTGGTGCACTTCGAGGATCGTCTCCCCCGCGTCCACGGTGCGCGCGGGGGACGCCATCACGTCCGCCGCCGTGCGCCTGGGGATCACCTTCTCTTCCAGCACGCGCAGGATCTTCTCCCGAACCTGGAACGTCGTCACGTCCTTCACGGTGGCCGAGGCGGCGTAGGCGTGCCCGCCGCCGCCGAACTCGCGCATCACCGCGGCCGCGTCCACCTCGGGCTTCCGGCTGCGGCCCACCAGCACCACCCGGTCCCCCATCTGGCAGATGACGAAGAGGACGCTCACCGCCTCCATGTCGCGCAATTTGTGCACGAGGAGCGCCAGGTCCCCCACGTACTCCTCCCGCCGCGCCTCGGCGATCACCACCTCGACCCCGCGGATCGTGTACGTCCGCGACCCCTGGATCAGGTCGTACAGCAGGGAGATCTGCCCGGTGGTCAGGTCCCGGGCGAGGATGTCGGACACCTGGGAGAGCTTCGCCCCGCACGAGAGCAGGTGCGCCGCGGCGAAGTAGTCGTCGACCGTGGTCGAGGGGAAGGCGAGCGAGCCCGTGTCCTCGTAGATCCCGAGCATCATCACCGTCGCCTCGTCCGGCGTGATCGGGATCCCCCGTTCCTTGAGGATCTGAACGAGGATCGTGGTGGTCGAGCCGACGCGCCGGATCACCTCGACGTCGCCCTTCACGTCGGCGGCCTCGTCGGGATGGTGGTCGTAGACGTGGACCGTGACGCCCGGGCGGCCGATCAGCTCACCGAAGATCCCGATACGGGCGCGGCTGCGGATGTCGACCAGGATGAGGCGGGTCACCTTGTCGAGGTCGATCTCGCGGGGCTTGCGCATCGGCAGGTTGTAGAAGGCGGACTGGACGAGGAACCCCTTGACCGTCTCCTCCTGCGAACCGGGCAGGACGCAGACCGCGTCGGGATAGAGCTTGGTCGCCGCCAGCATCGACCCGATCGTGTCGAAGTCGGCGTTCAGATGCGTGGTGATGACGTCCATGGCGCCGCTACGCGCGGGGGTGGTGCTTGCGGTGTACGTCCCGCAGCCGTTCCGGGGTGACGTGCGTGTAGATCTGGGTGGTGGCGATGTCGGCGTGGCCGAGCATCTCCTGGACCGCGCGCAGGTCCGCGCCCCCCGCCAGCAAGTGGCTGGCGAATGAGTGGCGCAGCGTGTGGGGGGAGATCCGCTGCTCGATCCCGGCCGCCAGCGACCAGCGCCGGATCCGGTTCCAGAGCGTCTGCCGGGTGATCGCCTTTCCGCGGCGCGAGAGGAACAGGTCGTTCGAACACCGCTTCCCCAAGAACGTCTGCCGCGCGGAGGCGATGTACTCCCCGAGAACGGTCAGGGCGACGTCCGCCACCGGCACCACCCGCTCCTTGCCGCCCTTGCCCAGCACGTACAGGAACCCGGCGTTCGCGTCGACGTTCTCGAGCCGGAGGGTCACCACCTCGGAGGCGCGCAGCCCGGAGGCGTACATGATCGTCAGCATCGCCCGGTCGCGGATCCCCTCGGGGGTGCGCCCATCCGGTGCGGCCAGCAGCCGCTCCACCTGCATGAGGGTGAGGTAGTTCGGCAGGGGTCGCCCGAGCCGAGGCGCCTTGACCCCCGAGACGGGGGACGCGGCGAGGACCCCCTCGCGCACGAGGAACCGGAAGAAGGAGCGCAGCGTCGATACGTGCCGGGCGGTGGAACGAGCCGAGAGCCCCCCGTCCCGGAGCCCCGTGAGGTGGTCGAGGAAGTCCGGGCGGGTGAACTTCCTCGCGTCGATCCCGCGGTCCGCGAGGAAGACGGAGAAGCGGCGCAGGTCGGCGCCGTACGCCGCCAGCGTGTTCCCCGAGAGACGCCGCTCCGTCTTCAGGTGGAGGAGAAAGGCGTCGAGGAGGGCGTCGTTGTCCATCATCCGGTTCCCGGGAGGGGGATCTCCACGATCCGCGGCTCCATCGTGGCCAGGTCGACGATCGCACACGTGTTCTTCCCCCGCATGAGGCCGCACGACTCCCCCGGGTTCACCACCAGCGCCTTTCCCACCCGCATCGTGAGCGGCCG
The Deltaproteobacteria bacterium DNA segment above includes these coding regions:
- a CDS encoding CBS domain-containing protein, which produces MDVITTHLNADFDTIGSMLAATKLYPDAVCVLPGSQEETVKGFLVQSAFYNLPMRKPREIDLDKVTRLILVDIRSRARIGIFGELIGRPGVTVHVYDHHPDEAADVKGDVEVIRRVGSTTTILVQILKERGIPITPDEATVMMLGIYEDTGSLAFPSTTVDDYFAAAHLLSCGAKLSQVSDILARDLTTGQISLLYDLIQGSRTYTIRGVEVVIAEARREEYVGDLALLVHKLRDMEAVSVLFVICQMGDRVVLVGRSRKPEVDAAAVMREFGGGGHAYAASATVKDVTTFQVREKILRVLEEKVIPRRTAADVMASPARTVDAGETILEVHQALTRSNINAVPVMRGGAVVGILTRQVVEKAVYHGLGEERAGEYMNADYETAAPETEIERVQEIIIGKNQRLVPVVREKELVGVITRTGLLRFLYDVRDVELPGAGEDVDAEGAMAPRKNVTNLMRDRLPAPVLSLLRAAGECAERLEMKAFAVGGFVRDLVMRVENLDVDIVVEGDGIRFAETFAEEQGARVRPHHKFGTAVLVFPDGFKVDVATARVEYYLKPAALPTVEYSSLKQDMYRRDFVINTLAVRLSPEGFGEVIDFFGAQRDIKEKVIRVLHSLSFVEDPTRILRAMRFERRFGFTVGRHTLNLIRNAVRLDLLSRIPKPRLYGELELILKEKDPVGIVRRLSELGLGTSIHPALALDKAHLALLGEAQEVLAWFSLLFLEEKVEQWAVSFLALLDPLLPDDAKKLAKDLGVRSRVREWVRICKGEGESVILRLLSTSSVSRKMIHDVLSPLPTEVILYLMARSKHPDIKRYISLYFTQLKNVRLQVNGQDLLELGYRPGPRFKEIFDLLLERKLAGDLRNKEEEIDFLLSTSP
- the xerD gene encoding site-specific tyrosine recombinase XerD, with product MDNDALLDAFLLHLKTERRLSGNTLAAYGADLRRFSVFLADRGIDARKFTRPDFLDHLTGLRDGGLSARSTARHVSTLRSFFRFLVREGVLAASPVSGVKAPRLGRPLPNYLTLMQVERLLAAPDGRTPEGIRDRAMLTIMYASGLRASEVVTLRLENVDANAGFLYVLGKGGKERVVPVADVALTVLGEYIASARQTFLGKRCSNDLFLSRRGKAITRQTLWNRIRRWSLAAGIEQRISPHTLRHSFASHLLAGGADLRAVQEMLGHADIATTQIYTHVTPERLRDVHRKHHPRA